A single window of Paenibacillus sp. FSL H8-0537 DNA harbors:
- a CDS encoding DUF3900 domain-containing protein — protein sequence MDFIMEYLSFFVIVTEGEDSSSSKRYKHYQTLEEEDYEDSEIKRFLDGEFARIVKRKVERNPNSENAPTKIGRFMVEPGYELGSNQNYNLFQRLRDADNKERYIGIADELVHIYMDTSAVRGGAFIIARAKLNTYFDEPFLFLLKCDFEPKIARISDERNLISQVEMAISARSIKSIQYPHMPEEGILEHWELKIHQASHARYFEDFLKYVSYEKPLPEVMSDQLLDMVQQYMDDKWEGVTESTERHEEENAIEVWAHSEKRDIHEYWSQEQVTLASAALVEQKPDLPFTFKLDSVTVKGLLAEFGTALHFAKHNGRYVVVIEGDSFQFDKGMSPIELLQPPDLMELLPEIGTHKQESSAIEDLQRYADDLENDPNYEGE from the coding sequence GTGGATTTTATAATGGAATATTTATCCTTCTTCGTCATTGTTACCGAGGGCGAAGACAGCAGCTCCTCCAAGCGATACAAGCATTATCAGACGCTGGAGGAAGAGGACTATGAAGATAGTGAGATTAAGCGATTTTTGGACGGGGAATTTGCCCGCATCGTCAAGCGCAAAGTAGAGCGCAACCCGAATTCGGAAAATGCACCGACTAAAATCGGACGGTTCATGGTCGAGCCTGGCTATGAACTGGGCAGTAATCAAAACTATAATTTGTTCCAGCGGCTGCGTGATGCGGACAACAAGGAGCGTTACATAGGCATTGCTGACGAGCTGGTGCATATTTATATGGATACGAGCGCAGTGCGCGGCGGTGCTTTTATTATTGCGAGAGCGAAGCTGAATACTTATTTTGACGAGCCCTTTTTATTCCTCTTAAAATGTGATTTTGAGCCGAAAATCGCTCGTATTTCCGATGAGCGCAATTTGATTTCGCAGGTGGAAATGGCGATTAGTGCCCGCAGTATCAAGTCGATTCAATACCCGCATATGCCCGAGGAGGGGATACTTGAGCATTGGGAGCTGAAAATTCATCAGGCGTCGCATGCCCGCTATTTTGAAGATTTTCTAAAATACGTATCGTATGAGAAGCCGCTACCGGAAGTGATGAGCGATCAGCTGCTGGACATGGTGCAGCAGTATATGGATGACAAGTGGGAGGGCGTGACGGAGAGCACCGAGCGCCACGAGGAAGAAAATGCAATTGAAGTATGGGCCCATAGCGAGAAACGCGATATTCATGAATACTGGTCACAGGAGCAGGTGACATTGGCATCGGCAGCACTGGTGGAACAGAAGCCGGATTTGCCGTTTACATTCAAGCTGGACAGTGTAACGGTTAAGGGCTTGCTGGCGGAGTTTGGTACAGCGCTGCATTTTGCCAAGCATAATGGCCGTTATGTTGTCGTCATTGAGGGGGATTCGTTCCAGTTTGATAAAGGGATGTCGCCAATCGAGCTGCTGCAGCCGCCGGATTTAATGGAGCTGCTGCCTGAGATCGGTACGCACAAGCAAGAGAGCAGCGCCATTGAGGATTTGCAGCGTTATGCGGATGACCTAGAGAATGACCCGAATTACGAAGGCGAATAA
- a CDS encoding Lin0512 family protein has translation MEKLLFIEIGMGCDLHGQDVTKAAVRAVQNAIHHNSMPGLLEILPGGTLDAMKVRVRLAVPCDKDLLDIEQVKAVLPYGTVTVEVVDGGMLTTSGIVLPDKADRNDLIYIVNASVEVGY, from the coding sequence GTGGAAAAGCTGCTGTTTATTGAAATTGGCATGGGCTGCGACCTGCATGGTCAAGACGTTACGAAAGCGGCGGTACGGGCTGTGCAAAATGCGATCCATCACAATTCCATGCCGGGCCTGCTTGAAATTTTGCCAGGCGGAACGCTGGATGCGATGAAGGTCAGGGTGCGGCTTGCTGTTCCATGCGACAAGGATCTGCTGGATATCGAGCAGGTGAAAGCGGTACTTCCTTATGGTACGGTTACTGTTGAAGTTGTAGACGGTGGTATGCTGACGACAAGCGGCATTGTGCTGCCGGATAAGGCGGATCGCAATGATTTGATTTATATTGTCAATGCTTCGGTTGAGGTCGGCTATTAA
- a CDS encoding GNAT family N-acetyltransferase encodes MEFKTFTDPVLFFEKVRGFLEVREAENNLILGIINNEISNKGNEKDSKALMAFVEGNCKPMLVMITRSKNQLVISGENTIDNNAIGVAIAGFISLNIFLSGVVGKPELSSEFAKEWGLQNNCSQLIIKNQYIYILDQVNEINLSPGILRNATEKDVLLISEWIKAFFLETGVTINGETALIKAQRAVEDQSLFLWENSTPVSMAKIVRNSKNGSVISYVYTPFKWRRKGYAIACVASLSQFVLDQGKFFCSLYADRDNTTSNQIYQKIGYKFLEESCSYQFK; translated from the coding sequence TTGGAGTTTAAGACTTTTACAGACCCTGTACTTTTTTTTGAAAAAGTAAGAGGGTTCTTAGAAGTACGTGAAGCCGAAAACAATCTTATTTTAGGTATTATCAATAATGAAATTAGCAATAAAGGAAATGAAAAAGATTCAAAGGCTTTAATGGCTTTTGTTGAGGGAAATTGTAAACCCATGCTTGTAATGATAACAAGATCTAAAAATCAATTGGTAATTTCGGGAGAAAATACGATTGACAATAATGCTATCGGTGTGGCTATTGCTGGGTTTATTTCATTAAATATCTTTCTTTCTGGAGTAGTAGGAAAGCCTGAATTATCTTCTGAGTTTGCGAAAGAATGGGGTTTGCAAAACAATTGTAGCCAGTTAATTATAAAAAATCAGTATATCTATATACTTGATCAAGTGAATGAGATTAACTTGAGTCCCGGTATTTTGAGAAATGCAACCGAGAAAGATGTATTGTTAATTTCGGAATGGATAAAGGCTTTTTTTTTAGAAACAGGCGTGACAATTAATGGTGAAACAGCATTAATAAAAGCCCAGAGAGCAGTGGAAGACCAATCTCTGTTTTTGTGGGAAAATTCCACACCAGTATCTATGGCAAAGATTGTCAGAAATTCAAAGAACGGTTCTGTGATTAGTTACGTATATACCCCTTTTAAATGGCGTCGAAAAGGTTATGCTATTGCTTGCGTGGCCTCTCTTAGTCAATTTGTACTCGATCAGGGTAAATTTTTTTGTAGTCTATATGCTGATAGAGATAATACGACTTCGAATCAAATATATCAAAAAATAGGTTATAAATTTTTGGAGGAATCATGTTCTTATCAATTCAAATAA
- a CDS encoding hemolysin family protein, whose product MIWKLTVFVILLIFTAFFVATEFAVVRLRASRVHQMVAEGVKNAGAVEKVINNLDGYLSACQLGITITALGLGWLGEPTIHEVLHPLLHRSGIVGDFADVLSFIVSFSIVTYLHVVLGELAPKTLAIIKSEQISQLTAPLIIWFYRLFFPFIWLLNGSANGLVRLVGFKPATEHEAHSEEEIRLIMSESYESGKINKSELSYVNRIFEFDERLAREIMVPRTDMVCLYSDKPHEENVATIKREQYTRFPVAQGSKDNIIGVINTKQFFMHYVDQQTTEVSSLMQPVMFMPEVMPIKKLLRTMQTERVHLSILLDEYGGTSGLITIEDIIEEIVGEIRDEFDADEVKEIDQLGEGRFMVNGNALISEVNTATGSHLESEEVDSIGGWLFNRMPDLPVGEAWTFAELTFIIREKETHRIRKIEIIVG is encoded by the coding sequence ATGATTTGGAAGCTGACGGTATTCGTAATTTTGCTTATTTTTACCGCGTTTTTTGTGGCAACTGAATTTGCTGTCGTCCGTTTGCGGGCAAGCCGCGTGCATCAGATGGTAGCGGAAGGCGTGAAAAACGCGGGTGCAGTGGAAAAGGTCATTAACAATTTGGATGGCTATTTATCTGCCTGCCAGCTAGGAATTACGATTACAGCGCTCGGACTTGGTTGGCTCGGAGAGCCGACGATTCATGAGGTGCTGCATCCACTGCTTCACCGCTCAGGCATCGTAGGCGATTTTGCCGATGTGCTGTCCTTTATCGTTTCCTTTAGTATCGTGACCTACTTGCATGTCGTGCTGGGCGAGCTTGCGCCAAAGACGCTGGCCATTATTAAGTCGGAGCAAATTAGTCAGCTCACAGCGCCGCTCATCATTTGGTTTTACCGGCTGTTTTTTCCGTTCATCTGGCTTCTGAACGGGTCAGCAAATGGGCTGGTGCGATTAGTCGGTTTTAAGCCGGCTACCGAGCATGAGGCACATTCGGAGGAAGAAATCCGGCTGATAATGTCCGAAAGCTACGAAAGCGGCAAAATCAATAAAAGCGAGCTTAGCTATGTAAATCGGATTTTTGAATTCGATGAGCGGCTGGCGAGGGAAATTATGGTGCCGCGCACCGATATGGTGTGCCTGTACAGCGATAAGCCGCATGAGGAAAATGTCGCGACCATAAAGCGCGAGCAATATACGCGATTTCCAGTGGCCCAGGGGAGCAAGGATAATATTATTGGAGTTATAAATACGAAGCAGTTTTTTATGCATTATGTGGATCAGCAGACGACCGAGGTAAGCTCGCTCATGCAGCCGGTCATGTTTATGCCGGAGGTTATGCCTATAAAGAAGCTGCTGCGGACGATGCAAACGGAACGGGTGCATTTATCGATTTTGCTCGATGAATACGGCGGCACATCGGGGCTGATTACAATCGAAGATATTATTGAGGAAATCGTAGGCGAAATTCGCGATGAATTTGATGCGGACGAAGTGAAGGAAATTGATCAGCTTGGTGAGGGAAGGTTCATGGTAAACGGCAATGCGCTCATTAGCGAGGTGAACACAGCGACCGGCAGCCATTTAGAAAGCGAAGAGGTGGATTCGATTGGCGGCTGGCTGTTCAACCGCATGCCCGACCTCCCTGTCGGGGAGGCATGGACGTTTGCGGAGCTAACATTCATCATTCGCGAGAAAGAGACGCATCGCATTCGTAAAATCGAAATTATCGTCGGTTGA
- a CDS encoding DUF5362 family protein, with the protein MNHQEDMSKSPLHTREGDLPALSESSAIMQTNTAAQLSSTWKKLALWIKMTAVLTMLFGLFQTFASLLQFGLGTIAGLLEISVAVVLFLLGKQVGQLAGQSDENAMLKLAQRLLLYFRLQAAFIITFAIVFIIIVVTVIHFLVDWDWAINLMQHGRKTNKLLTRLESLYNVVVGWFS; encoded by the coding sequence TTGAATCACCAAGAAGACATGTCAAAAAGCCCACTCCATACAAGAGAGGGCGACCTACCCGCGCTGAGTGAGAGCTCAGCGATTATGCAAACGAATACCGCTGCCCAGCTAAGCAGCACTTGGAAAAAGCTCGCGTTGTGGATAAAAATGACGGCCGTTCTAACGATGCTCTTCGGCTTGTTTCAAACCTTCGCCAGCCTGCTGCAATTTGGCCTCGGGACGATTGCCGGGCTGCTGGAAATCAGCGTCGCCGTCGTCTTGTTCCTGTTAGGAAAACAGGTTGGCCAGCTTGCTGGCCAGTCTGACGAAAATGCGATGCTCAAGCTGGCGCAGCGGCTGCTGCTTTATTTTCGGCTGCAAGCCGCCTTTATTATTACGTTCGCCATCGTCTTTATTATCATTGTTGTGACCGTCATTCATTTTCTCGTGGACTGGGACTGGGCGATAAACCTGATGCAGCACGGGCGAAAAACAAACAAGCTGCTCACGCGGCTGGAAAGCTTGTATAACGTCGTTGTCGGCTGGTTTTCGTAG
- a CDS encoding undecaprenyl-diphosphate phosphatase yields the protein MVDLLNAILMGIVEGLTEFLPVSSTGHLILLADLLNFTGDRAKTFEVVIQFGAVLAVLVLYRKRFLKLLNFNFSKSSGMNALHIALAMLPAGLIGVVFHGFIKQYLFSTTTVLVGLVAGGILMIVADRIKRKVTAEELDDLSYKQALAIGCFQVLALWPGFSRSGSTISGGMFFGASQKAAAEFTFIVSVPMMAGASGIDLIKSREFLTMADMPLFLIGFITAFIVALIAVVTFINLIKKLRLSWFAYYRFALAIVFAFIIL from the coding sequence ATGGTGGATTTATTAAATGCGATTCTGATGGGAATCGTGGAAGGTTTGACGGAGTTTCTACCTGTATCATCGACAGGGCATCTCATTTTACTCGCAGATTTACTTAACTTTACAGGAGACCGTGCAAAAACCTTTGAGGTCGTCATTCAATTTGGAGCGGTATTGGCCGTGCTGGTGCTTTATCGCAAAAGGTTCTTGAAGCTATTGAACTTCAACTTCTCCAAATCATCCGGGATGAACGCACTGCATATTGCGCTTGCGATGCTTCCGGCAGGTCTAATCGGTGTCGTATTTCATGGATTTATTAAACAATATTTGTTTAGTACAACAACGGTATTGGTAGGTCTCGTCGCAGGCGGTATTTTGATGATCGTTGCTGACCGCATTAAGCGGAAAGTAACGGCTGAAGAGCTGGATGATCTGTCGTACAAGCAAGCACTTGCGATCGGCTGCTTTCAGGTGCTGGCGCTGTGGCCAGGCTTCTCACGTTCCGGCTCGACGATATCGGGGGGGATGTTTTTCGGGGCAAGCCAAAAGGCTGCTGCGGAATTTACGTTTATCGTATCGGTGCCGATGATGGCGGGAGCAAGCGGTATTGATCTGATTAAAAGCCGTGAATTTCTGACGATGGCGGATATGCCGCTGTTTCTAATTGGCTTTATTACAGCGTTTATCGTGGCGCTTATTGCTGTCGTTACCTTTATTAATTTAATCAAAAAGCTGCGCTTATCCTGGTTCGCCTACTACCGCTTTGCTCTTGCCATCGTGTTTGCTTTTATTATTTTGTAG
- a CDS encoding TetR/AcrR family transcriptional regulator — protein MVDDQEKRKPGRPKGSSTAQTMEKILFTASYQFMELGFEKVSLDGVAKACGVTKASVYYYFNNKAVLFTEALLFVLNMAYQSTRKIINGPGELKDRLLIVAERHMANAHVDFETMMREAAPGLSEEQTLTIRAGESRLHELLADIFQEAMDKKELVPGNPLLLAHAYTAMLSIRNRKKVVNDEASLKQTARELVDLFWHGAAPR, from the coding sequence ATGGTAGATGATCAAGAAAAGCGCAAACCTGGCCGTCCGAAAGGCAGCAGCACCGCTCAAACGATGGAGAAAATTTTATTTACGGCATCTTATCAATTTATGGAGCTTGGCTTCGAGAAAGTATCGCTCGACGGCGTCGCCAAAGCATGCGGCGTTACAAAGGCAAGCGTCTACTACTATTTCAACAATAAAGCGGTGCTTTTTACCGAGGCGCTTTTATTCGTCTTAAACATGGCTTATCAAAGTACGCGTAAAATCATTAACGGGCCTGGAGAGCTTAAGGATCGGCTGCTTATTGTAGCTGAAAGGCATATGGCGAATGCCCATGTTGACTTTGAAACGATGATGCGCGAAGCGGCTCCAGGCCTCAGCGAGGAGCAAACGCTAACGATCCGTGCCGGTGAATCGCGGCTGCATGAGCTGCTCGCTGACATTTTTCAAGAGGCTATGGATAAAAAAGAGCTGGTCCCAGGCAATCCGCTTCTGCTTGCCCATGCCTATACCGCTATGCTGAGCATCCGCAACCGTAAAAAAGTGGTCAACGACGAAGCTTCACTCAAGCAAACGGCACGTGAGCTTGTAGATCTGTTCTGGCATGGCGCTGCTCCCCGTTAA
- a CDS encoding MMPL family transporter, producing the protein MGVMLEKLGSAIAGRRTRWVTVIVWIVLAGALTMWLPAVGGQEKNNAPNLEADSPSVLADQLMKEKFPNGAGVPALLVWHRDAGLTDEDYALIQKTSQLLSEQPLPEQGELLPLHQMPAPALSKLASEDGGTLVQPITFAENTDTEILRSNLEKIQELVKEAAGGTSPFDAATTGVDALSARISGPVGIQVDASALFKGADVSLLIATVLIVLILLLLIYRSPILAVVPIVGVGFAYLVTSPILGWLASEGWITVDAQAISIMTVLLFGAGTDYCLFFISHFRQELEREENKMTALKIAFRDASGAIAMSGFTVVLSLLALLAAKYGAYQRFAIPFSLSIFIMGIASLTLVPALLSIMGRASFFPFIPRTEGMQRLRAEKRSKPFRPRRQGSKLGTAVGSLVVAKPWTVVIASVIFLGALAGFAPQVKFTYDLLSSFPKDMPSREGFDTISTAFTPGQLAPVGVAVQTEGKPAQLVASLSDMDLVDSVSEPVQSKEDPNLQSVQVTLNINPYSQEAMDLVPLLRGAAEEALDKAGVSNAASKVWVGGQTATQHDSQLLTDRDNKVIIPLVIGMILVLLIVYLRSIVAALYLIATVLLSFGSALGLGWLILHYGMGAEAIQGAIPLYAFVFLIALGEDYNIFMISSIWKKKAKMPLKQAIREGVAETGGVITSAGLILAATFAVLATLPIQVLVQFGVITAIGVLMDTFIVRPFLVPAITTLLGKRAFWPARAELVEAEKSKPGKQKQIV; encoded by the coding sequence ATGGGAGTTATGCTAGAGAAATTAGGCAGCGCAATTGCAGGCCGCCGTACGCGGTGGGTCACGGTAATCGTGTGGATAGTACTTGCAGGAGCTTTAACGATGTGGCTTCCGGCTGTTGGAGGACAAGAGAAAAATAATGCGCCCAACCTGGAAGCAGACAGCCCTTCTGTGCTTGCAGATCAATTAATGAAGGAAAAATTCCCAAATGGGGCAGGTGTGCCTGCCTTGCTTGTATGGCATAGGGATGCCGGTCTCACCGATGAGGATTATGCGCTCATTCAGAAAACGTCGCAGCTGCTTAGCGAGCAGCCGCTGCCAGAGCAAGGAGAGCTGCTGCCGCTGCATCAAATGCCGGCACCTGCGCTTTCAAAACTGGCATCGGAAGACGGCGGCACGCTTGTTCAGCCCATTACATTCGCAGAAAATACGGACACGGAAATTTTACGCAGCAATTTGGAGAAAATTCAAGAGCTGGTTAAAGAAGCGGCAGGCGGCACGAGCCCGTTTGATGCGGCTACAACTGGTGTCGATGCGCTGAGTGCAAGGATCAGCGGTCCAGTGGGCATTCAGGTCGACGCATCAGCATTATTCAAAGGAGCGGACGTGTCGCTGCTTATTGCTACGGTGCTGATTGTACTCATCCTATTGCTGCTTATTTATCGTTCACCGATTTTGGCGGTCGTTCCGATTGTAGGCGTAGGGTTCGCATATTTGGTTACGAGCCCTATTCTAGGCTGGCTGGCCTCTGAGGGCTGGATTACAGTAGATGCCCAAGCCATTTCGATTATGACGGTACTGTTGTTTGGTGCAGGCACAGACTACTGCTTGTTCTTTATTTCGCATTTCCGCCAAGAGCTGGAGCGGGAAGAGAATAAGATGACAGCGCTCAAAATTGCTTTCCGAGATGCATCGGGAGCGATTGCAATGAGCGGCTTCACGGTCGTTCTGTCATTGCTGGCACTGCTTGCGGCCAAATATGGTGCTTACCAGCGTTTTGCAATACCATTCAGCTTGTCGATTTTCATTATGGGCATTGCCAGCCTGACACTCGTGCCTGCGCTATTGTCGATTATGGGAAGAGCTTCATTCTTCCCGTTCATTCCTCGCACCGAAGGTATGCAGCGGTTGCGTGCAGAGAAGCGCAGCAAGCCGTTTCGCCCGCGCCGCCAAGGCAGCAAGCTAGGCACAGCAGTAGGAAGCTTAGTCGTTGCGAAGCCTTGGACCGTTGTTATCGCGAGCGTTATTTTTCTCGGTGCGCTGGCAGGTTTTGCTCCACAGGTTAAGTTTACGTATGATTTATTGTCTTCCTTCCCGAAAGATATGCCGTCGCGTGAAGGTTTTGATACGATTTCCACTGCATTTACCCCGGGGCAGCTGGCTCCTGTCGGCGTGGCAGTTCAAACAGAGGGCAAGCCAGCCCAGCTTGTTGCCAGCCTTTCGGATATGGATCTCGTTGATTCGGTATCGGAGCCGGTTCAAAGTAAAGAGGACCCGAATTTGCAGTCCGTTCAAGTTACGCTAAACATTAATCCTTATTCACAGGAGGCCATGGATTTGGTTCCGCTGCTTCGCGGAGCGGCTGAGGAAGCATTGGATAAAGCAGGCGTTTCAAATGCCGCGTCTAAAGTGTGGGTAGGCGGGCAGACTGCAACGCAGCATGACTCACAGCTGTTGACCGATAGAGACAATAAGGTTATTATCCCTCTTGTTATTGGGATGATTTTAGTGCTGCTCATCGTCTATTTGCGCTCCATTGTTGCAGCTCTATATTTAATCGCCACCGTATTATTGTCATTCGGCTCTGCTTTAGGCCTTGGCTGGCTTATATTGCATTATGGGATGGGTGCAGAAGCGATTCAAGGAGCGATCCCGCTGTATGCATTCGTGTTCCTTATTGCCCTTGGCGAGGACTACAATATTTTCATGATTTCGAGCATTTGGAAGAAAAAGGCGAAAATGCCGCTCAAGCAAGCGATACGTGAAGGTGTAGCAGAGACTGGCGGCGTAATTACATCCGCAGGTCTGATTCTGGCAGCTACGTTTGCGGTACTTGCGACGCTGCCGATTCAGGTATTGGTCCAGTTCGGCGTTATTACGGCGATTGGCGTGCTGATGGATACGTTCATCGTAAGACCGTTCCTCGTACCAGCCATTACAACGCTGCTTGGCAAAAGAGCCTTCTGGCCTGCTAGGGCTGAGCTTGTGGAGGCGGAAAAAAGCAAGCCTGGCAAGCAAAAACAAATCGTTTAA